One region of Triticum aestivum cultivar Chinese Spring chromosome 6B, IWGSC CS RefSeq v2.1, whole genome shotgun sequence genomic DNA includes:
- the LOC123139499 gene encoding pathogenesis-related protein PR-4-like: MAMEIAAAGARMPVSVLVLVALVAVCLSANGAAAQQASGVAATYNLYHPEKINWDLRVASVYCATWDADKPLAWRQRFGWTAFCGPAGAHGQSSCGRCLKVTNRATGARTVARVVDQCDNCGLDLDVAVFQRIDTDGGGVANGHLLVDYEFVGCRD, encoded by the exons ATGGCAATGGAGATCGCCGCCGCTGGCGCAAGAATGCCGGTGTCGGTGCTGGTTCTCGTGGCATTGGTAGCGGTCTGCCTGTCCGCCAACGGGGCGGCGGCGCAGCAGGCAAGCGGCGTGGCGGCGACGTACAACCTGTACCACCCAGAGAAGATCAACTGGGACCTGCGCGTCGCCAGCGTCTACTGCGCAACGTGGGACGCCGACAAGCCGCTGGCTTGGCGGCAGAGGTTCGGCTGGACGGCGTTCTGCGGCCCCGCCGGCGCGCACGGACAGTCGTCCTGCGGTCGCTGCCTCAAG GTGACGAACAGGGCAACGGGGGCGCGGACGGTGGCCAGGGTGGTGGACCAGTGCGACAACTGCGGGCTCGACCTTGACGTCGCCGTGTTCCAGCGGATCGACACCGACGGAGGAGGCGTGGCCAACGGCCACCTCCTCGTCGACTACGAGTTCGTCGGCTGCCGAGACTGA
- the LOC123134662 gene encoding pathogenesis-related protein PR-4-like, translated as MATEVAAAGARMPVSVLVLVALVVVCLSANGAAAQQASGVAATYNLYHPEKINWDLRVASVFCATWDADMPLAWRQRYGWTAFCGPAGAHGQPSCGRCLQVTNRATGARTVARVVDQCDNGGLDLDVAVFQRIDTDGGGVANGHLVVDYQFVGC; from the exons ATGGCAACGGAGGTCGCCGCTGCTGGCGCAAGAATGCCAGTGTCAGTGCTGGTTCTCGTGGCATTGGTCGTGGTCTGCCTGTCCGCCAACGGGGCGGCGGCGCAGCAGGCAAGCGGCGTGGCGGCGACGTACAACCTGTACCACCCAGAGAAGATCAACTGGGACCTGCGCGTGGCCAGCGTCTTCTGCGCGACGTGGGACGCCGACATGCCGCTGGCGTGGCGGCAGAGGTACGGCTGGACGGCGTTCTGTGGCCCCGCCGGCGCGCACGGCCAGCCGTCCTGCGGCCGCTGCCTCCAG GTGACGAACAGGGCGACGGGGGCGAGGACGGTGGCGAGGGTGGTGGACCAGTGCGACAACGGCGGGCTCGACCTTGACGTCGCCGTGTTCCAGCGGATCGACACCGACGGGGGCGGCGTCGCCAACGGCCACCTCGTCGTCGACTACCAGTTCGTCGGCTGCTAG